From Paenibacillus sp. PK3_47, the proteins below share one genomic window:
- a CDS encoding glycosyltransferase: MITVLQVITGIVLLQLLFALWNASRLPVLGSVRGKERYGSKPGRPVQRLSVLIPARDEADNIADCLRSVLNCRTDGTELEILVLDDQSQDGTGSIAKANGGGQTRVLTGRRLPEGWLGKCHACLQLAEAATGEWLLFLDADIRLKPEALAAALASAGAQGSGLITGFPRQMTGSWLERLVVPLMSFTIICHLPVPLVRGSGDPRFVAAHGGFMLIHGESYARCGGHAGIRGQLVDDMALARAVKLAGEPVTLADITRYADMRMYHNAREVWKGYRKNIYAGLGRRPWLLLAVLLFYTVLYVVPALTAVFTWLTGDYTALLWSAAALCGGIGIKRTADAAGRQPLWFCLLLPAAIVCLTAISAASWRGSKSQEGYEWKGRHYR, translated from the coding sequence ATGATTACTGTACTCCAGGTTATTACAGGCATTGTACTGCTGCAGCTGCTGTTTGCGCTGTGGAACGCGTCCAGGCTTCCGGTGCTCGGTTCGGTGCGGGGCAAAGAGAGGTACGGCAGTAAACCGGGGAGACCTGTGCAGCGCTTATCTGTACTTATACCTGCCCGGGATGAGGCGGATAACATTGCGGACTGCCTTAGGTCGGTGCTGAATTGCCGCACAGATGGAACCGAACTGGAGATCCTCGTGCTTGATGATCAGTCACAGGACGGAACCGGCAGCATCGCCAAAGCTAACGGGGGAGGGCAGACCCGGGTGCTGACGGGCCGCAGGCTTCCGGAAGGCTGGCTCGGCAAATGCCATGCCTGCTTGCAGCTGGCGGAAGCGGCAACCGGTGAATGGCTGCTGTTCCTGGATGCCGATATCCGGCTGAAGCCGGAGGCGCTGGCGGCTGCGCTTGCTTCAGCCGGAGCACAGGGCAGCGGACTGATCACAGGCTTTCCCCGGCAGATGACCGGCTCGTGGCTGGAACGGCTCGTTGTGCCGCTGATGAGCTTTACTATTATCTGCCACCTGCCGGTTCCGCTTGTCCGGGGTTCAGGGGATCCCCGGTTTGTCGCCGCCCACGGCGGTTTTATGCTGATCCACGGGGAAAGCTATGCCCGCTGCGGAGGCCATGCCGGCATCCGGGGCCAGCTGGTGGATGATATGGCGCTGGCCCGGGCGGTCAAGCTGGCAGGAGAGCCTGTAACTCTGGCTGACATTACCCGGTATGCCGACATGCGGATGTATCATAATGCCCGGGAAGTATGGAAGGGTTACCGTAAAAATATATATGCCGGCCTGGGACGCAGACCATGGCTGCTGCTGGCTGTGCTGTTATTCTATACGGTTCTGTATGTGGTGCCTGCATTGACAGCTGTCTTTACCTGGCTGACAGGGGATTATACGGCCCTGCTGTGGTCGGCCGCTGCGCTTTGCGGCGGCATCGGCATCAAGCGGACCGCAGATGCTGCCGGCAGGCAGCCGCTATGGTTCTGTCTGCTTCTGCCTGCCGCTATAGTATGTCTTACAGCCATCTCGGCGGCTTCCTGGCGGGGCAGCAAATCTCAAGAAGGCTACGAATGGAAAGGAAGGCATTACCGATGA
- a CDS encoding lysophospholipid acyltransferase family protein, with protein MLEAARSKRFNALFYRYNSLYLLRRHFRFIGISGDLQPAEAADRPVLYLMNHSSWWDGLLAYHAAGRSGGRDHYYMMEEEQLRKYAFFRKIGAYSINRHSSSDIGVSLRYTAKLLREGGNVWIYPEGEILPLEHRPLVLKEGAAMVLRLCPEAAVVPVTLYHGLFFHSKPEATLLAGQPVIRPWKDMDRQSINGMLQAVLQQQLDEHRHSILIHKGRMPESFRPLMTAGRSTNEWFDAWRGRASR; from the coding sequence ATGCTGGAAGCCGCGAGATCCAAAAGGTTTAACGCCTTATTTTACCGCTACAATTCGCTTTATTTACTGCGCAGGCATTTCCGGTTCATCGGCATCTCAGGCGATTTGCAGCCGGCGGAAGCTGCGGACAGGCCTGTATTGTATCTGATGAACCACAGCTCCTGGTGGGATGGGCTGCTTGCCTATCACGCTGCCGGGAGGTCCGGCGGCCGCGACCACTATTACATGATGGAAGAGGAGCAGCTCCGCAAGTATGCATTTTTCCGCAAAATCGGCGCCTATTCAATCAATAGGCACAGCAGCAGTGATATCGGGGTCTCCCTGCGGTATACGGCAAAACTGCTGCGGGAAGGCGGCAATGTGTGGATATATCCCGAAGGGGAAATTCTGCCGCTTGAGCATCGTCCGCTTGTGCTGAAGGAAGGCGCGGCAATGGTGCTCCGTCTGTGTCCTGAGGCAGCTGTTGTACCGGTAACACTCTATCACGGCTTGTTTTTTCACTCCAAGCCGGAAGCGACGCTTCTTGCGGGCCAGCCCGTTATCCGCCCGTGGAAGGATATGGACAGGCAAAGCATCAACGGTATGCTGCAGGCTGTTCTCCAGCAGCAGCTTGACGAACACCGCCATTCCATCCTGATTCACAAAGGGCGTATGCCGGAAAGCTTCAGGCCGCTTATGACAGCAGGAAGATCAACCAATGAATGGTTTGACGCCTGGCGTGGCAGGGCAAGCCGATGA
- a CDS encoding carotenoid biosynthesis protein produces MVRTVFWIWYFIGALLLVLFSIPESLKFSSGLFLVFYAAYAGDLLIKGREYPLMADRSVIYSEELRKPSLWLGFLVIWTGGMAVEWFGVHTGHLFGAYEYSDALGPLLFGVPVTLGFAWIAVVCNAALLSRDFGQSGWRFLVLRALQVGFWTVLLDLVLDPVAHAREFWVWGSNAGGFYGVPWSNFAGWLLIGSLLSLVLPNARISAAAVRRGTRLYQGFVILFGLVGLREDLPLCMVIAGLAAALAEGSLRYAGSREIQKV; encoded by the coding sequence ATGGTCAGGACGGTATTCTGGATCTGGTACTTTATCGGTGCACTGCTGCTGGTCCTGTTCAGTATTCCGGAAAGTCTGAAGTTCTCAAGCGGCCTGTTTCTGGTTTTTTATGCGGCATATGCCGGTGATCTGCTGATTAAGGGACGGGAGTACCCACTAATGGCCGACCGGTCAGTCATTTATTCGGAAGAACTGCGCAAGCCTTCCCTCTGGCTGGGTTTTCTCGTGATCTGGACCGGCGGAATGGCTGTGGAGTGGTTCGGGGTCCATACCGGGCACCTCTTCGGCGCCTATGAATATTCCGATGCGCTCGGTCCGCTGCTGTTTGGAGTCCCGGTCACCCTGGGCTTCGCCTGGATCGCTGTCGTATGTAATGCCGCTCTTCTGAGCCGGGATTTCGGCCAGTCCGGCTGGAGGTTCCTGGTCCTGAGAGCCCTGCAGGTCGGATTCTGGACGGTACTGCTTGATCTCGTCCTGGATCCGGTTGCCCATGCCAGGGAGTTCTGGGTATGGGGGAGCAACGCGGGCGGATTTTACGGGGTGCCCTGGAGCAATTTTGCCGGCTGGCTGCTGATCGGGTCGCTGCTTTCACTGGTATTGCCGAACGCCCGGATATCTGCCGCAGCTGTCCGCCGGGGGACCCGCCTGTACCAGGGGTTTGTCATCCTGTTCGGACTGGTGGGGCTGCGCGAGGATCTGCCGCTCTGTATGGTCATCGCCGGACTTGCCGCCGCTCTTGCTGAAGGGAGTCTGCGTTATGCTGGAAGCCGCGAGATCCAAAAGGTTTAA